Proteins from a single region of Bartonella sp. M0283:
- a CDS encoding S49 family peptidase: protein MSGFFKRFIPRRFRSNAVEIPVVRLQGMIMEASSPLRQTLSLSSCANALEKAFSDKEAPAVAISVNSPGGSPVQSRLIYRRIRDLAEEKHKRVLVFVEDVAASGGYMIACAGDEIFADPSSVVGSIGVVSASFGFPELLKKIGVERRVYTAGKNKVSLDPFQPEKKADVDHLKALQLEIHETFINLVKESRGSKLADDPNLFTGMFWTGKKGKELGLVDELSDLRSLIKQRYGHDAKMRLVSASRSLLGRKTPAISAGLVSSTVDGLIQSAEERALWQRYGL from the coding sequence TTGTCAGGCTTTTTCAAACGTTTTATTCCACGCCGTTTCCGTTCCAATGCTGTCGAGATTCCGGTTGTGCGGTTGCAGGGGATGATTATGGAAGCTTCTTCCCCTTTGCGCCAAACTTTATCGCTTAGTTCTTGTGCAAACGCTCTTGAAAAAGCATTCTCCGACAAAGAAGCTCCAGCTGTCGCTATTTCTGTCAATTCTCCGGGTGGCTCTCCTGTTCAATCGCGCCTGATTTACCGTCGCATTCGTGACCTTGCGGAAGAAAAACATAAACGCGTTCTCGTCTTTGTTGAAGATGTTGCTGCATCCGGCGGCTATATGATTGCTTGTGCCGGCGACGAAATTTTTGCAGATCCATCTTCGGTTGTGGGCTCAATTGGTGTAGTTTCCGCATCATTCGGTTTTCCTGAATTGCTCAAAAAAATCGGCGTTGAGCGCCGCGTTTACACAGCCGGCAAAAACAAAGTTTCGCTTGACCCGTTCCAGCCTGAAAAAAAAGCGGATGTTGATCACTTGAAAGCTCTCCAACTTGAAATTCATGAAACCTTTATCAATCTCGTCAAGGAAAGTCGGGGTTCCAAACTTGCCGATGACCCCAATTTGTTTACCGGCATGTTCTGGACGGGCAAAAAGGGTAAGGAGCTCGGACTTGTTGATGAACTTTCCGATTTGCGTTCTCTAATCAAACAACGCTATGGACACGATGCCAAAATGCGTCTTGTTTCAGCTTCCAGAAGCTTGTTGGGACGCAAAACTCCGGCCATTTCGGCGGGCTTGGTCTCGTCAACTGTTGATGGTCTTATCCAATCGGCAGAAGAACGGGCTTTGTGGCAGCGCTATGGACTTTAA
- a CDS encoding L-threonylcarbamoyladenylate synthase — translation MIILASSKDAVSKAVFYLDKGELVALPTETVYGLAADATNGKAVANIFKTKGRPQFNPLIAHVSGMDMAEDIVEIDDISKKLMDAFWPGPLTFVLPLKNETSIDPLTSAGLKTLAVRNPVGIFATIVKELGRPVAAPSANISGRLSSTTAQDVADMFGEKVPLIIDGGPTRVGVESTIIKVVGDHIYLLRPGGLAPEKIEKQTGLKLERVDQRAAIEAPGMLKSHYAPNAFVRLDAKDVKNGEALLAFGKQQTRNAGSAVATLNLSEEGNLDEAASNLFHYLKELDRKDVKCIAVEPIPFTGLGEAINDRLQRAAAPRK, via the coding sequence ATGATTATTCTTGCCTCGTCAAAAGACGCTGTTTCAAAGGCTGTTTTCTATCTTGATAAAGGGGAGCTCGTGGCTCTACCGACCGAGACTGTCTACGGGCTTGCGGCTGATGCGACAAATGGAAAAGCAGTTGCCAATATATTCAAAACCAAAGGACGCCCGCAGTTCAACCCGCTGATCGCGCATGTCAGCGGTATGGATATGGCGGAAGATATTGTCGAGATTGATGATATTTCAAAAAAGCTGATGGACGCTTTCTGGCCGGGGCCTTTAACATTTGTTTTGCCGCTCAAAAATGAAACTTCGATAGACCCACTTACCAGTGCGGGTTTAAAGACGCTCGCCGTTCGCAATCCTGTCGGTATATTCGCAACAATAGTAAAAGAACTCGGCCGGCCGGTTGCAGCACCAAGCGCAAATATTTCCGGCCGTTTGAGCAGTACAACTGCACAGGATGTTGCCGATATGTTTGGCGAAAAAGTGCCGCTTATCATTGATGGCGGCCCGACACGTGTCGGTGTTGAATCCACAATTATCAAGGTCGTGGGCGACCATATTTATCTGCTTCGTCCGGGTGGGCTCGCACCTGAGAAAATTGAAAAACAAACAGGGCTCAAGCTTGAACGTGTAGACCAGCGAGCAGCTATCGAAGCTCCGGGTATGTTGAAATCCCATTATGCACCCAATGCATTTGTGAGACTTGACGCCAAAGACGTCAAAAACGGTGAAGCACTTTTAGCATTCGGAAAACAACAAACCCGAAATGCCGGAAGTGCTGTGGCAACGCTTAATTTGAGCGAAGAGGGCAATCTTGACGAGGCGGCCAGCAATCTGTTCCATTATTTGAAGGAACTTGATAGAAAAGATGTTAAATGTATAGCTGTCGAGCCGATACCCTTTACCGGCTTGGGCGAGGCTATTAATGACCGGCTTCAACGCGCGGCAGCACCAAGGAAATAG
- a CDS encoding PA0069 family radical SAM protein — protein sequence MAKADQLAFNAMSTDGGRMLLDQSLLRTEAQQTRGRGAALNPAGRFEKQSGERFYDGWDLDEQLSPLQTSVETEKARTIITHNDSPDIFFDRSINPYRGCEHGCIYCFARPTHSYMGLSAGIDFETKLFAKPDAAKLLERELSKPDYKVRPIAIGTNTDPYQPIEKKWQIMRQILDVLDQCNHPVCITTKSALIVRDCDILERMTERKLVRVALSITTLDRKLARLMEPRAATPERRLWAIKELTKKGVPVSVMMAPVIPGLNDHEIENVLTRAKEAGAIDAGYVMLRLPYEVAPLFKDWLLREYPDRYRRVMQLLRDMRGGKDYDADWKTRMSGEGPFAKLVADRFRLARQRLGLHERHQKLEIGLFRPPLKVAKQLSFLFDDKI from the coding sequence ATGGCAAAGGCCGACCAATTGGCTTTCAACGCGATGTCGACCGATGGTGGAAGAATGTTGCTTGATCAATCTTTACTTCGTACAGAGGCTCAACAAACAAGGGGAAGGGGAGCGGCGCTCAATCCTGCCGGAAGGTTCGAGAAACAGTCAGGCGAACGGTTTTATGACGGTTGGGATTTGGATGAACAGCTTTCTCCGCTTCAAACGTCTGTGGAAACCGAAAAAGCCCGTACGATTATTACGCACAATGATTCGCCCGATATTTTCTTTGATCGCTCGATCAATCCTTATCGTGGGTGCGAACATGGTTGTATCTATTGTTTTGCACGCCCGACCCATTCTTATATGGGGCTCTCTGCGGGAATTGATTTTGAAACAAAATTATTTGCCAAACCCGACGCGGCAAAACTTCTGGAACGGGAATTGTCAAAACCTGATTATAAAGTTCGGCCAATTGCTATTGGAACCAACACAGACCCTTACCAGCCAATCGAGAAAAAATGGCAGATTATGCGGCAAATTCTTGATGTATTGGATCAATGCAACCATCCGGTTTGTATCACAACGAAATCGGCACTTATTGTAAGGGATTGCGATATTCTTGAAAGAATGACTGAGCGAAAGCTTGTCCGCGTGGCTTTATCCATCACAACATTGGACAGAAAGCTTGCCCGCCTCATGGAACCACGCGCTGCAACACCTGAACGACGTTTATGGGCAATCAAGGAATTGACAAAAAAGGGCGTGCCCGTAAGCGTTATGATGGCGCCGGTTATTCCCGGATTGAATGACCACGAAATAGAAAATGTTTTGACGAGAGCAAAAGAGGCCGGTGCGATTGACGCCGGTTACGTTATGCTCAGATTACCTTATGAGGTTGCTCCGCTCTTTAAAGACTGGTTATTGCGCGAATATCCCGACCGTTACAGGCGGGTTATGCAGCTTCTGCGTGATATGCGCGGTGGCAAGGATTATGATGCGGATTGGAAAACGCGTATGTCCGGCGAGGGGCCGTTTGCCAAACTTGTTGCCGACCGTTTTCGTCTGGCACGACAGAGACTGGGGTTGCATGAACGCCACCAAAAGCTCGAGATCGGGCTTTTCAGACCGCCGTTGAAGGTAGCAAAACAGTTGTCATTTCTTTTTGACGACAAAATTTGA
- a CDS encoding ribonuclease HII produces MSHKNNDLPLFHDIPSMPDYSIEERLIAKGYQNIAGVDEVGRGPLAGPVVTAAVILDRNNIPEGLNDSKKLSAKKREALYDRILRSALAVSICSLSASEIDHTDIRKAALEAMRRAVCSLSVKVDYVLVDGRDIPPKLVYPAQALIKGDGRSQSIAAASIIAKVTRDRLMEKVGEVYPAYGFEKHAGYATAFHRAAIEHEGPVKRLHRFSFAPIKGAF; encoded by the coding sequence ATGTCTCACAAAAACAATGATTTGCCGCTATTCCACGATATTCCTTCAATGCCCGATTATTCGATCGAGGAACGTCTTATTGCAAAAGGCTATCAGAATATAGCCGGAGTGGACGAAGTCGGGCGGGGACCCTTGGCCGGTCCTGTGGTGACAGCTGCAGTCATTCTTGACCGGAATAACATACCCGAAGGCTTAAATGATTCCAAAAAGCTTTCGGCAAAGAAACGCGAAGCACTTTATGACAGGATTTTGCGTTCGGCATTGGCCGTATCCATTTGCAGCCTGTCGGCAAGTGAAATTGATCACACAGATATCAGAAAAGCTGCTCTTGAAGCCATGAGACGAGCAGTGTGCAGCCTGTCTGTCAAAGTAGATTATGTTCTGGTGGACGGGCGCGATATTCCCCCAAAACTTGTTTATCCCGCTCAGGCACTGATAAAAGGTGACGGGCGCTCCCAATCTATTGCGGCGGCATCCATTATAGCAAAAGTCACGCGTGACCGGTTAATGGAAAAAGTGGGGGAAGTTTATCCTGCTTACGGTTTTGAAAAACATGCCGGATATGCAACAGCATTCCACCGCGCGGCAATAGAACATGAAGGGCCTGTCAAAAGATTGCATCGCTTCAGTTTTGCCCCGATCAAGGGTGCGTTCTAG
- a CDS encoding polyprenyl synthetase family protein, producing MVAENKTGQKVEYQASIKPLIDITKDDMQKVNELIIAMAGSDVEMIPEVSNHLISSGGKRLRPMLTLASARLFGYQGSGHIKLATAVEFMHTATLLHDDVVDDSDMRRGKSTARMIWGNEASVLVGDFLLGQAFKMMVEVNSMDALSVLANAAAIIAEGEVMQLAAAKHLTTTEDEYLKVINAKTAALFSAAAEVGPIIAGCGEKERQALRHYGTSLGLAFQLVDDALDYGGNSKNLGKNTGDDFREGKITMPVILSYIRGDDEEKNFWKQSLEEGKNDDDALAHALKLMKQHHSLEDTIKAARHHGNEALKALDGLNPSKEKAALCEVIEFCISRVN from the coding sequence TTGGTTGCTGAGAACAAAACAGGTCAAAAAGTCGAATATCAGGCGTCTATAAAGCCGCTTATCGATATTACAAAAGATGATATGCAAAAAGTAAATGAACTTATCATTGCTATGGCCGGTTCCGATGTGGAAATGATTCCTGAAGTCTCGAACCATCTTATTTCTTCCGGTGGCAAGAGATTGAGACCGATGTTGACCCTCGCTTCTGCACGCTTGTTCGGTTATCAGGGATCAGGGCATATCAAGCTGGCAACAGCAGTTGAATTTATGCACACAGCAACTCTTCTTCATGACGATGTTGTCGATGATAGCGATATGCGTCGGGGAAAATCGACCGCCAGAATGATCTGGGGCAATGAGGCGAGTGTTCTCGTCGGCGACTTTTTGCTTGGACAAGCATTCAAAATGATGGTTGAAGTCAATTCAATGGACGCTTTGTCGGTGCTTGCCAATGCTGCCGCGATTATCGCAGAAGGTGAAGTTATGCAGCTTGCGGCTGCAAAGCATCTGACCACAACAGAAGACGAGTATCTCAAAGTTATCAATGCCAAGACTGCTGCGCTTTTTTCTGCGGCAGCAGAAGTCGGCCCTATCATTGCAGGATGTGGGGAAAAAGAACGTCAGGCTTTGAGACATTACGGGACTTCGCTCGGACTTGCTTTTCAGCTTGTCGATGACGCACTTGACTATGGCGGCAATTCCAAAAATCTGGGTAAAAATACCGGAGATGATTTCCGCGAAGGCAAAATTACTATGCCTGTTATTCTTTCCTATATTCGTGGAGACGATGAAGAAAAAAACTTCTGGAAACAATCTCTCGAAGAGGGAAAAAATGATGATGATGCGCTAGCCCATGCGCTGAAACTCATGAAGCAACATCATAGTCTTGAAGATACGATCAAAGCAGCGCGCCATCATGGCAATGAGGCATTGAAGGCTCTTGACGGGCTCAACCCCAGCAAGGAAAAAGCAGCATTGTGCGAAGTGATCGAGTTTTGTATTTCTCGTGTGAATTAA
- a CDS encoding tRNA1(Val) (adenine(37)-N6)-methyltransferase, with translation MNYHKDNKLDTSSLNETIDVFHRGGFYLVQPKSGGHRSGMDAMLLGGLVPTDFKGKIVDLGAGAGAAGFAVASRCKNVEVTLVERAAEMVNFARKSIALAENAAIAPRINVILADVTLRGKQRQEAGLSDNAFDFAIMNPPFNSPFDRKTPDNLKAEAHVMSDHMFEDWIRTAAAIIRPSGYLGLVARPQSLSEILKAFEGRFGDVLVFPVHSRKNSAAIRILVHAKRASKAPLSLMPALYIHDDDLHAFSPLVDAINNGKMSIWQSI, from the coding sequence ATGAACTATCACAAAGACAATAAATTGGATACTTCCTCCTTGAACGAAACGATCGATGTCTTCCATCGTGGTGGATTTTATCTGGTTCAGCCCAAAAGTGGCGGGCACCGTTCAGGCATGGATGCAATGTTGCTGGGCGGGCTCGTGCCAACCGATTTCAAGGGAAAAATTGTCGATCTTGGCGCCGGTGCCGGTGCAGCAGGCTTTGCTGTTGCCTCCCGGTGTAAAAATGTCGAGGTCACTCTCGTTGAACGCGCTGCGGAAATGGTCAATTTTGCGAGAAAAAGTATTGCACTTGCAGAAAACGCGGCAATTGCGCCACGGATCAATGTTATTTTGGCCGATGTAACTTTAAGGGGCAAGCAAAGACAAGAGGCGGGGCTTTCTGACAATGCTTTCGATTTTGCAATCATGAATCCGCCTTTTAATTCACCTTTTGACCGTAAAACACCCGACAATTTGAAAGCCGAAGCGCATGTTATGTCTGATCATATGTTTGAAGACTGGATTCGTACGGCTGCGGCAATTATAAGACCATCGGGCTATTTGGGGTTAGTTGCGCGGCCACAATCTTTGTCAGAAATTCTGAAGGCGTTCGAAGGACGTTTTGGTGATGTTCTGGTATTTCCGGTGCATTCGCGCAAAAACAGCGCAGCAATCCGCATTCTTGTTCATGCCAAGAGAGCAAGCAAAGCGCCTCTTTCCCTGATGCCCGCACTTTACATTCATGACGATGATCTTCATGCTTTTTCGCCACTTGTCGATGCAATCAATAATGGTAAAATGAGTATTTGGCAGAGTATTTGA
- a CDS encoding 4-(cytidine 5'-diphospho)-2-C-methyl-D-erythritol kinase encodes MPFKVAKSATIVTPIKINLALHVVGERNDGYHLLDSLVCFSFEGDVLSYKPAKTNSFSIVGPQSVALTADANNLVSRARDIFVKKFPSKSEPCQLILEKNLPVASGIGGGSGDAAGVFALLKQQWQIDASNEELFELGLTLGADVPMCLSAFLNRQSLRVSGIGEKLQPVDCCRIPMVLVNHGQSISTPEIFKLLGNKKSLPLDINFAKLINLHSLVNELKKTHNDLYECARALAPELDDVLGLLDGNGALLSRMSGSGATCFGIYENIKRAEEAASKIKSQKPDWFVKAVETTGKIDE; translated from the coding sequence GTGCCTTTCAAGGTTGCAAAATCCGCAACAATTGTAACACCGATTAAAATCAATCTGGCGCTCCATGTGGTGGGGGAGCGCAACGATGGTTATCACCTTCTTGATAGTCTGGTCTGTTTCAGCTTTGAAGGTGATGTTCTCTCTTATAAACCCGCCAAAACAAATAGTTTTTCCATTGTCGGGCCTCAATCTGTCGCGCTCACAGCTGATGCGAACAATCTGGTTTCAAGAGCACGCGATATTTTTGTTAAAAAATTTCCTTCAAAGTCTGAACCTTGTCAGCTCATCCTTGAGAAAAATCTGCCTGTTGCTTCCGGCATCGGTGGCGGCTCCGGCGATGCTGCCGGTGTATTTGCTCTCTTAAAACAGCAATGGCAAATTGATGCTTCTAATGAAGAGCTTTTTGAGCTCGGTTTGACATTGGGGGCCGATGTACCGATGTGCCTTTCGGCCTTTTTAAATCGCCAATCGCTTCGTGTCTCGGGTATCGGCGAAAAACTTCAGCCGGTTGATTGTTGTAGAATTCCGATGGTGCTTGTCAATCACGGGCAGTCCATTTCGACACCGGAAATTTTTAAGCTTTTAGGCAATAAAAAAAGCCTGCCTCTTGATATAAATTTTGCAAAATTGATAAATCTTCATTCACTTGTGAATGAACTCAAAAAAACACATAACGACCTTTATGAATGTGCACGCGCGCTTGCACCGGAACTTGATGATGTTTTGGGACTACTTGATGGGAACGGCGCTCTTCTCTCTCGTATGTCGGGGTCAGGTGCGACTTGTTTCGGTATTTACGAAAATATCAAGAGAGCTGAAGAGGCGGCAAGCAAGATAAAATCACAAAAACCGGACTGGTTTGTAAAAGCAGTCGAGACAACGGGCAAAATAGACGAATAA
- a CDS encoding glycine--tRNA ligase subunit alpha, with amino-acid sequence MSLPEYLDPKRSFQGLILTLQNYWAQYGCAVLQPYDMEVGAGTFHPATTLRSLGPRPWKAAYVQPSRRPTDGRYGENPNRLQHYYQFQVLLKPSPDDLQDLYLGSLRAIGLDTHLHDVRFVEDDWESPTLGAWGLGWECWCDGMEVSQFTYFQQICGIECSPVSGELTYGLERLAMYIQGVDNVYDLNFNGREGEDKISYGDIFLQAEQEYSRFNFEFADTELLHRHFIDAERECAAILEAGKPQEKGGLHLCVMPAYDQCIKASHVFNLLQARGVISVTERQSYILRVRDLARRCGEAFLLTDAGGANYKGEA; translated from the coding sequence GTGAGCCTACCCGAATATCTTGATCCGAAACGCTCTTTTCAGGGTCTTATCCTGACGTTGCAGAATTACTGGGCGCAATATGGTTGCGCTGTTTTGCAGCCATATGACATGGAAGTTGGAGCTGGTACTTTTCATCCGGCGACAACCTTGCGGTCACTGGGACCTCGCCCATGGAAAGCTGCCTATGTACAACCTTCGCGCCGTCCGACCGACGGTCGCTATGGTGAAAATCCGAACCGTTTACAACATTATTATCAATTCCAGGTTTTGCTCAAACCTTCACCGGATGATTTACAGGATCTTTATCTCGGATCTTTGCGGGCTATCGGACTTGATACACATCTCCATGATGTGCGATTTGTTGAAGATGACTGGGAAAGCCCGACCTTGGGAGCATGGGGGCTTGGCTGGGAATGCTGGTGCGACGGTATGGAAGTATCGCAATTCACTTACTTTCAGCAGATTTGCGGCATTGAATGTTCTCCCGTTTCGGGAGAGCTCACCTATGGTCTGGAACGGCTCGCAATGTACATCCAAGGCGTTGACAATGTTTATGATTTGAATTTCAACGGACGCGAAGGTGAAGATAAAATAAGCTACGGAGATATATTCCTGCAAGCAGAGCAGGAATATTCGCGTTTCAATTTCGAATTTGCCGATACCGAACTTTTGCACCGCCATTTCATTGATGCAGAACGCGAATGCGCGGCTATTCTGGAAGCAGGAAAACCTCAAGAAAAAGGCGGACTTCACCTTTGTGTCATGCCGGCTTATGACCAATGTATCAAAGCCAGTCACGTCTTCAATCTTTTACAAGCGCGCGGTGTCATATCTGTTACCGAACGACAAAGCTATATTTTGCGGGTTCGCGATCTTGCGCGCCGTTGTGGTGAAGCTTTTCTGTTAACCGACGCCGGTGGCGCAAATTACAAAGGAGAAGCCTGA
- the moaB gene encoding molybdenum cofactor biosynthesis protein B has protein sequence MSHIDEKAKMESLNIAVLSVSDTRNSSDDRSGDVLEERIKSAGHNLAKRDIVRDEIPEIRKKIVDWAADPDVEIIITTGSTGFTGRDVTPEAIEPLFDKRMDGFSAMFHKVSYETIGMVTIQSRATAGLINGTFVFCLPGSTGACKDAWDNILKGELDSRQRPHNLVMLMPRLTER, from the coding sequence ATGAGTCATATTGATGAAAAAGCTAAAATGGAATCGCTTAATATTGCGGTTTTATCAGTGTCGGATACACGTAACTCCAGCGATGACCGGTCCGGAGATGTTCTGGAAGAACGTATCAAATCGGCAGGCCATAATTTGGCTAAACGGGATATTGTTCGCGATGAAATTCCGGAAATCCGCAAAAAAATTGTTGATTGGGCAGCTGATCCCGATGTTGAAATTATCATCACGACCGGTAGTACTGGTTTTACCGGACGCGATGTTACACCGGAAGCAATCGAGCCACTTTTTGACAAGCGGATGGATGGTTTTTCGGCTATGTTTCATAAAGTTTCCTATGAGACAATCGGCATGGTGACAATCCAGTCCCGCGCAACAGCAGGACTTATCAATGGAACATTTGTTTTTTGCCTACCTGGTTCAACAGGTGCCTGCAAGGATGCATGGGATAATATATTGAAAGGCGAGCTTGATAGTCGCCAGCGCCCACATAATCTGGTTATGCTTATGCCACGCTTGACAGAACGGTAA
- a CDS encoding DUF2007 domain-containing protein, whose product MIELFDTNDIVLISFVESLMKSEGIVYFVTDQNTSVAEGSLGAITRRFLVGEEYAEEARQIMVDAGLAHELSQRQ is encoded by the coding sequence ATGATTGAATTGTTTGACACCAACGACATTGTTCTCATTTCATTTGTCGAAAGCCTTATGAAATCGGAGGGGATTGTTTATTTTGTAACCGATCAGAACACCAGCGTTGCAGAAGGGTCTCTCGGAGCAATCACACGGCGCTTTCTTGTCGGCGAAGAATATGCTGAAGAAGCAAGGCAAATTATGGTAGATGCAGGCTTGGCCCATGAACTATCACAAAGACAATAA
- a CDS encoding tetratricopeptide repeat protein gives MQAAKMTRLIALLAAGTILMTTSAFAKKEEPVKAGSFAGAYLAGRIAASDNNVDLAISYFKQALGFEPDNVSMQQDMLLTLLSAGEFKDAVKQAKRLKGNADVERYVRLTLASDAFIRKNYIGAKSELEFSDPSDMDKLSSGLMGAWATFGRGNTKGAIQEVKDLLGPVWYDLFLSYHMALMNDLAGHKDEAERYYKQALNDRQGGAAAPDTYERIIISYASFQLHNDKRDEALATLREGEKMLTGRDALKNIRQRIEDGSSLDMVIKTPQEGASEVLYDLGTAINRGGAEAFARIFLQLSEAMRPHNDATLFQLADISSKLEENNRAIDIYQEIPVKSPYYRDAELRLALILADTGKSEEAIRHLSALEKEFPEDQRISMAMTGVYMQDKAYDKAAAVMDRAISRIPHLEQENWLMLYQRGMAEERLKEWDKAEPDFRKALELYPNQPQVLNYLGYSLIDRNEKLDEALNMVKKAAELRAQDGYIVDSLGWAYYKLGRYDEAVKTLENAVKLRPEDATINDHLGDAYWMVGRKLEATFQWNHAIAGKPEPEELTKIQEKLKSGLKTPALEKSAEKTDSKQN, from the coding sequence ATGCAAGCCGCGAAAATGACTCGCCTGATTGCACTTTTGGCTGCCGGAACGATATTGATGACAACCTCCGCTTTTGCAAAAAAAGAAGAGCCTGTCAAAGCGGGTTCGTTTGCCGGAGCTTATTTGGCAGGTCGCATCGCAGCCAGCGACAACAATGTCGATCTTGCTATTTCCTATTTCAAACAGGCTCTCGGTTTTGAACCGGATAACGTATCCATGCAGCAGGATATGCTTTTAACCCTTTTGTCTGCAGGCGAGTTCAAAGACGCTGTCAAACAGGCAAAACGGCTCAAAGGGAATGCCGATGTGGAACGCTATGTCAGGCTTACACTTGCAAGTGATGCCTTTATCAGAAAAAATTACATTGGCGCGAAAAGCGAACTCGAATTTTCCGATCCCTCCGACATGGATAAACTTTCGTCCGGATTGATGGGAGCATGGGCAACATTCGGACGCGGAAATACAAAAGGCGCCATTCAAGAAGTCAAAGATCTTCTCGGACCGGTTTGGTATGATTTGTTTCTAAGTTATCATATGGCGCTGATGAACGATCTTGCCGGACATAAAGATGAGGCAGAGCGCTACTACAAGCAGGCGTTAAACGACCGACAAGGTGGTGCTGCCGCACCTGACACCTATGAACGTATCATTATTTCTTATGCATCGTTTCAATTGCACAACGATAAACGCGATGAAGCACTCGCCACCTTACGCGAAGGCGAGAAAATGCTTACCGGACGTGATGCATTGAAAAACATCCGTCAACGGATTGAAGACGGAAGTTCTCTGGATATGGTGATCAAAACACCGCAAGAAGGTGCGAGCGAAGTGCTTTATGATCTCGGCACAGCCATTAACCGTGGGGGTGCGGAGGCGTTTGCACGTATTTTCCTCCAATTGTCTGAAGCAATGCGTCCCCACAATGACGCAACACTTTTCCAGCTTGCCGATATTTCCTCCAAACTGGAAGAAAACAACCGCGCGATCGACATCTATCAGGAGATACCGGTAAAATCACCTTATTATCGGGATGCGGAGCTGAGACTTGCGCTTATTCTGGCTGACACAGGAAAGAGCGAAGAAGCCATTCGTCACCTTTCAGCACTTGAAAAAGAATTTCCGGAAGACCAACGTATTTCAATGGCAATGACCGGCGTCTATATGCAAGATAAAGCTTATGACAAAGCCGCTGCCGTAATGGACCGTGCAATTTCCCGCATTCCGCATCTTGAACAAGAAAACTGGTTGATGCTCTATCAACGCGGTATGGCGGAAGAGCGCTTGAAAGAATGGGATAAAGCCGAACCGGACTTTCGAAAAGCGCTGGAGCTCTATCCTAACCAGCCGCAGGTTTTGAACTATCTTGGCTATTCATTAATCGATCGCAATGAAAAACTTGATGAAGCTTTGAATATGGTCAAGAAAGCAGCCGAACTGCGGGCACAAGACGGCTATATCGTCGACTCTCTCGGATGGGCCTATTATAAACTCGGTCGCTATGACGAGGCCGTCAAAACGCTGGAAAACGCGGTTAAATTACGACCCGAAGACGCAACCATTAATGACCACCTTGGTGACGCTTATTGGATGGTCGGACGCAAACTTGAAGCCACATTCCAGTGGAATCATGCAATTGCCGGAAAACCCGAACCGGAAGAATTGACAAAAATTCAGGAAAAGTTGAAATCCGGTCTAAAAACACCGGCATTGGAAAAATCTGCCGAAAAAACCGATAGCAAGCAAAATTAA